From the genome of Virgibacillus proomii, one region includes:
- a CDS encoding M42 family metallopeptidase has translation MGKIDDTLKMFKELTDAKGIPGNEKEPRNVMKKYITPYADEVVYDNLGSLIAKKTGMHGPKIMVAGHLDEIGFMVTKIDENGFIYFQTTGGWWSQVMLAQRVTIMGSKGDVTGVIGSKPPHILSPEARKKPVQIKDMFIDIGASSKEEAKSFGVKPGDSVVPYFEFTPLKNEKMLLAKAWDNRIGCAIAIEVLKQLQDSEHPNIVYGVGTVQEEVGLRGAKTAAHTIKPDIGFAVDVGIAGDTPGISEHEADSKIGKGPQIVLYDASMVSHKGLRDLVVKTAEENEIPFQYATMAGGGTDSGSIHLTANGVPSLSITIATRYIHTHAGILHRDDFDNAVKLIVETIKKLDQDTVDSIKFD, from the coding sequence TTGGGAAAGATAGATGATACGTTAAAAATGTTCAAAGAGTTAACAGATGCAAAAGGTATTCCAGGTAATGAAAAAGAGCCACGAAATGTCATGAAGAAATACATCACACCTTATGCAGACGAAGTGGTTTACGATAATTTAGGCAGCCTAATTGCAAAAAAGACCGGTATGCACGGCCCGAAGATAATGGTAGCCGGTCATTTAGATGAAATCGGCTTTATGGTAACAAAAATTGATGAAAATGGTTTTATCTATTTTCAAACAACTGGCGGCTGGTGGAGCCAGGTGATGCTTGCACAACGTGTGACAATTATGGGAAGCAAGGGAGATGTAACAGGCGTTATTGGTTCAAAGCCACCACATATTCTATCTCCAGAAGCTCGGAAAAAACCAGTCCAGATTAAAGATATGTTTATTGATATTGGTGCTTCAAGCAAAGAAGAAGCTAAGTCATTTGGGGTAAAACCAGGAGATTCTGTCGTCCCTTATTTTGAATTTACACCCTTAAAAAATGAAAAGATGTTATTGGCAAAAGCATGGGACAACCGAATTGGGTGTGCGATCGCTATTGAAGTATTAAAACAGTTACAAGACAGTGAGCATCCAAATATCGTTTATGGAGTCGGCACAGTTCAGGAAGAAGTGGGACTTCGAGGTGCTAAAACGGCAGCTCATACGATCAAACCGGATATTGGATTTGCTGTTGATGTTGGTATCGCTGGTGATACTCCTGGAATTTCTGAACATGAAGCTGACAGCAAAATAGGAAAGGGTCCGCAAATTGTACTTTATGATGCTTCTATGGTTTCTCATAAAGGTCTGCGTGATCTAGTGGTTAAAACAGCAGAAGAAAATGAGATTCCATTCCAATATGCAACAATGGCGGGTGGCGGAACAGATTCAGGCTCCATCCATCTTACTGCAAATGGTGTTCCTTCTTTATCCATTACGATCGCAACACGCTACATTCACACACATGCTGGAATATTGCATCGTGATGATTTTGATAATGCTGTGAAATTGATTGTCGAGACAATTAAAAAATTGGATCAGGATACTGTAGATTCAATTAAATTTGACTAG
- the dut gene encoding dUTP diphosphatase, with the protein MEYNLKVNLIHDEAKLPYRANEGDAGMDLFSIEEKIIHTGEAELVRTGIQIELPKGTEAQIRPRSGLALKHSITVLNSPGTIDEGYRGEIKIILINHGKKDFKVEKHMRIAQMIIAPVLPVNLEQTEVLSNTKRDKGGFGSSGK; encoded by the coding sequence ATGGAATATAACTTGAAAGTTAATTTGATACATGATGAGGCAAAATTACCGTATCGTGCCAATGAGGGTGATGCTGGGATGGATTTATTTTCTATTGAAGAGAAGATTATCCACACAGGGGAAGCTGAATTAGTAAGAACAGGAATACAAATCGAATTACCCAAGGGAACAGAGGCACAGATAAGACCGAGAAGCGGTTTAGCTTTAAAGCATTCAATTACGGTGTTAAATAGCCCGGGAACCATTGATGAGGGTTACAGAGGCGAAATTAAGATCATTTTAATTAATCATGGAAAGAAGGATTTCAAGGTAGAAAAACATATGAGAATTGCTCAGATGATCATAGCTCCAGTATTACCAGTTAATCTTGAACAAACAGAAGTTTTGTCCAATACTAAAAGAGATAAAGGCGGGTTTGGTTCATCTGGAAAATAA
- a CDS encoding sigma-w pathway protein ysdB, whose product MIVILFRILIVIALALLVYTWIQYYRNPLRKLRIAKAEGDFYFLDDPNNSKKNVLFVYKGCLFEGEKYVGTTEDSFEVVDIQVTVKDPLELSGLRRDDLYFLEEEILIRYPFAKIEWKHPINKLLI is encoded by the coding sequence ATGATAGTTATTTTGTTTCGCATACTAATTGTTATTGCTTTAGCACTACTTGTATATACTTGGATTCAATATTATCGTAATCCTCTACGAAAGCTAAGGATCGCTAAAGCAGAAGGTGATTTTTACTTTTTAGACGATCCAAATAATAGTAAAAAAAATGTTCTGTTTGTTTATAAGGGGTGCTTATTTGAAGGGGAAAAGTATGTCGGAACAACGGAGGATTCATTTGAAGTTGTTGATATACAAGTAACAGTAAAGGATCCTTTGGAATTAAGTGGTCTTAGAAGAGATGACTTATATTTTCTTGAAGAGGAAATTTTAATTCGCTATCCCTTTGCAAAAATTGAATGGAAACACCCTATAAATAAGTTATTGATTTAG